From a single Streptomyces sp. NBC_00237 genomic region:
- a CDS encoding carbohydrate ABC transporter permease: MTNRHPGRSILLTSGLAIALAVVAIPLYWVLVAATHSSDEIFDSPPPLLPGTSFLDNLNTLQQEAHFGQVILNSLGIATVYTLLAGAVCTLAGYGFATYRFRGREALFGLLMLGLIVPAQITLVPLFRTMAELHWLNTYQAVVLPNLALPFGIFLMRQSMSGLPKELLDSGRIDGCGEFRLFLRVALPPMRPALAALAIFLFLYQWNDFVWPLIVLRASTSFTIPVALASLQGLDETDYGAILAGTAIAAVPMAVVFLALQRHFVSGLLAGAVKE, translated from the coding sequence ATGACGAACCGTCACCCCGGTCGCAGCATCTTGCTGACCTCCGGCCTCGCCATCGCCCTCGCCGTCGTGGCGATCCCCCTCTACTGGGTGCTGGTCGCCGCCACCCACAGCTCCGACGAGATCTTCGACAGCCCGCCGCCCCTGCTCCCCGGCACCAGCTTCCTCGACAACCTCAACACCCTTCAGCAGGAAGCCCACTTCGGGCAGGTCATCCTCAACTCCCTCGGCATCGCCACCGTGTACACCCTCCTCGCCGGAGCGGTCTGCACCCTCGCCGGATACGGCTTCGCCACCTATCGCTTCCGCGGCCGCGAGGCCCTGTTCGGGCTGCTCATGCTCGGGCTGATCGTCCCGGCGCAGATCACCCTCGTACCCCTGTTCCGTACGATGGCCGAGCTGCACTGGCTGAACACGTACCAGGCGGTCGTCCTCCCCAACCTGGCGCTGCCCTTCGGCATCTTCCTGATGCGTCAGTCCATGTCCGGACTGCCGAAGGAGCTCCTCGACTCGGGGCGGATCGACGGCTGCGGCGAGTTCCGGCTCTTCCTGCGCGTCGCGCTGCCGCCGATGCGCCCGGCCCTCGCCGCCCTCGCGATCTTCCTCTTCCTCTACCAGTGGAACGACTTCGTCTGGCCGCTCATCGTGCTGCGCGCGAGCACCTCGTTCACCATCCCGGTGGCGCTCGCCTCCCTCCAGGGGCTCGACGAGACCGACTACGGCGCCATCCTCGCCGGTACCGCCATCGCGGCCGTCCCCATGGCCGTGGTGTTCCTCGCCCTCCAGCGCCACTTCGTCTCCGGCCTGCTCGCGGGCGCCGTGAAGGAGTGA
- a CDS encoding glycoside hydrolase family 36 protein gives MHTIDEAAVTTAHEPSAPFEPLLDDVSIAVLATDGGPRPRWTLIQLPSGTHMLEVRAPGSPVEIRLSVPLGDAVGYWHPQAAWRRTLVADWEGRARVSLVNGPAAGCLYEPSGATLLTFAAADPATETTVRFGVSEENDTHVVHLRRQASTAPHRLLLVPRAPSVAAALRPLRDWFATTHPPMPVPDTARRPVYSTWYAFNQDVTAAAVETQAALAADLGCGALILDDGWQRYGNGRGYAGCGDWEPDPAKFPALPAHVARVRAQGLAHLVWVAPLLLGPEADCFGAWATAAPARATVPGAFVLDPRRAEVRRHVIDLCVRLVRDNALDGLKIDFLDQALVYAGDGKGDVGLAMTELLAGLRRELEAVRPDVLIELRQPYAGPGMTPYGNMLRSFDCPADAVANRVRTLDTSLLAVGAVVHSDMVMWSHGASAQTVARQLIGALHCVPQISVRLDQVPQEQLEVVRFWLGQWRRHRELLLDGRVEPGRPDELYPVVSAARGDECWVSVHGDRVVTLDFTAYRTFHLVNGSDRDRLTVEVVGGAGPVRARVQGPDGRMMNDPLTHLPEGPCLLAVPRGGLASLAQPRTAPTEGPR, from the coding sequence ATGCACACGATCGACGAAGCCGCAGTGACCACCGCCCACGAGCCCTCCGCCCCCTTCGAGCCCCTCCTCGACGACGTGTCGATCGCGGTGCTCGCCACCGACGGAGGCCCCCGGCCCCGCTGGACCCTGATCCAACTCCCCAGCGGCACCCACATGTTGGAGGTACGGGCACCGGGCTCGCCCGTCGAGATCCGGCTCTCCGTGCCGCTGGGCGACGCCGTCGGCTACTGGCACCCGCAGGCCGCCTGGCGGCGCACCCTCGTCGCCGACTGGGAGGGCCGCGCCCGTGTCAGCCTCGTCAACGGGCCCGCCGCCGGCTGCCTCTACGAGCCCTCCGGCGCGACCCTCCTCACCTTCGCCGCCGCCGACCCGGCCACCGAGACCACCGTCCGCTTCGGGGTCTCCGAGGAGAACGACACCCATGTCGTCCACCTCCGCAGGCAGGCATCCACCGCCCCGCACCGCCTCCTCCTCGTGCCCCGCGCGCCCTCCGTCGCCGCCGCCCTGCGCCCGCTGCGCGACTGGTTCGCCACCACCCACCCGCCGATGCCGGTGCCCGACACGGCCCGGCGCCCCGTCTACTCCACCTGGTACGCCTTCAACCAGGACGTCACCGCCGCCGCCGTCGAGACACAGGCCGCCCTCGCCGCCGACCTCGGCTGCGGCGCGCTGATCCTCGACGACGGCTGGCAGCGGTACGGCAACGGGCGCGGCTACGCGGGCTGCGGCGACTGGGAGCCCGACCCCGCCAAGTTCCCCGCCCTCCCCGCCCACGTCGCGAGGGTCCGCGCCCAGGGCCTCGCCCACCTCGTCTGGGTCGCCCCCCTGCTCCTGGGCCCGGAGGCCGACTGCTTCGGCGCCTGGGCCACCGCCGCCCCCGCCCGGGCGACCGTGCCGGGAGCGTTCGTACTCGACCCCCGGCGGGCCGAGGTGCGCCGCCACGTCATCGACCTGTGCGTACGTCTCGTACGGGACAACGCACTCGACGGCCTGAAGATCGACTTCCTCGACCAGGCCCTCGTGTACGCGGGCGACGGCAAGGGAGACGTGGGCCTCGCCATGACGGAACTCCTCGCCGGGCTGCGGCGCGAGCTGGAGGCCGTGCGCCCCGACGTGCTGATCGAGCTGCGCCAGCCGTACGCGGGCCCCGGCATGACCCCGTACGGGAACATGCTCCGCTCCTTCGACTGTCCCGCCGACGCGGTCGCCAATCGGGTCCGCACCCTGGACACCTCGCTGCTCGCGGTGGGCGCGGTCGTCCACTCCGACATGGTGATGTGGTCGCACGGGGCCAGCGCGCAGACGGTCGCCCGGCAGCTGATCGGCGCGCTGCACTGCGTACCGCAGATCTCGGTACGGCTGGACCAGGTCCCGCAGGAACAGCTGGAGGTCGTACGGTTCTGGCTCGGCCAGTGGCGGCGCCACCGGGAACTGCTCCTCGACGGGCGGGTCGAGCCGGGGCGGCCGGACGAGCTGTACCCGGTGGTGTCGGCGGCGCGGGGCGACGAGTGCTGGGTGAGCGTGCACGGCGACCGGGTGGTGACGCTCGACTTCACCGCGTACCGCACCTTCCACCTGGTCAACGGCTCGGACCGGGACCGGCTGACGGTGGAGGTGGTCGGGGGAGCGGGTCCGGTGCGGGCTCGGGTGCAGGGACCTGACGGCCGTATGATGAATGATCCTCTGACGCACCTGCCGGAGGGGCCGTGCCTGCTGGCCGTCCCGCGCGGCGGTCTGGCCTCGCTCGCCCAGCCCCGTACGGCACCTACGGAAGGACCTCGATGA
- a CDS encoding LacI family DNA-binding transcriptional regulator gives MKVGITDVAARARVSEATVSRVINRRQGVSRKTREAVEQAMAELGYERQTQGQLVAVVTEFVSNPFFADVAERIESALAPQGLKTVLCPVFPGGVQELDFLTALVDKGVAAVVFLSASNTVEGADTDSYELLRQRRVPYVGVNGEFADGVPVPVFSTDDTIAAELAVDHLHRLGHRRIGMASGPSGNRPADRRVRGFVDALARRGADDGEKWVVRQSYTVEGGQAAAASLVAQGATAIVAASDYMALGAVRGVRRQGLSVPDDVSVVGYDGSSITEFTDPALTTVRQPADRLALEVSRSVLALVSNREVPTGELLFDPELVIRASTGPVRG, from the coding sequence ATGAAGGTCGGGATCACCGACGTCGCAGCCCGCGCACGGGTCAGCGAGGCCACCGTCAGCCGGGTCATCAACCGGCGTCAGGGCGTGTCCCGCAAGACCAGGGAAGCCGTCGAGCAGGCCATGGCCGAACTCGGCTACGAACGGCAGACGCAAGGCCAACTGGTCGCGGTGGTAACGGAGTTCGTGTCGAACCCGTTCTTCGCGGACGTCGCCGAACGCATCGAGTCGGCGCTCGCCCCGCAGGGCCTGAAGACGGTCCTGTGCCCGGTGTTCCCGGGAGGCGTGCAGGAGCTGGACTTCCTCACCGCCCTCGTCGACAAGGGGGTCGCGGCGGTCGTGTTCCTGTCCGCGTCCAACACCGTGGAGGGCGCCGACACCGACAGCTACGAGCTGCTGCGTCAGCGGCGCGTTCCGTACGTCGGCGTCAACGGCGAGTTCGCCGACGGCGTGCCGGTGCCGGTCTTCTCCACGGACGACACGATCGCCGCCGAACTGGCCGTCGACCACCTGCACCGGCTCGGCCACCGCCGCATCGGCATGGCGTCGGGCCCCTCAGGCAACCGTCCGGCCGACCGCAGGGTGCGGGGCTTCGTGGACGCGCTGGCCCGGCGGGGCGCGGACGACGGCGAGAAGTGGGTGGTCCGGCAGTCGTACACCGTGGAGGGCGGGCAGGCCGCCGCCGCCTCGCTGGTGGCGCAGGGAGCGACGGCGATCGTCGCGGCGAGCGACTACATGGCGCTGGGCGCGGTCCGGGGGGTGCGGCGGCAGGGGTTGTCCGTGCCGGACGACGTCTCGGTCGTCGGGTACGACGGGTCCTCGATCACCGAGTTCACCGACCCGGCCCTGACGACGGTCCGCCAGCCCGCCGACCGGCTGGCGCTGGAGGTCAGCCGGAGCGTGCTGGCCCTGGTGAGCAACCGCGAAGTGCCCACCGGGGAGCTGCTGTTCGACCCGGAGCTGGTCATCCGGGCGTCGACGGGTCCGGTACGGGGCTGA
- a CDS encoding M20 family metallopeptidase, producing MLADLEELVVCESFSADLEAVARSADVVAAQGARYLGAEPERIVVDGVTHLRWTFGTPRVLLLGHHDTVWPMGSLTTHPWSVTDGIVRGPGVFDMKAGLVMTFHALASLPSLDGICVLITGDEEVGSTASRALIEEVARGCAATFVLEASADGGALKTGRKGTSGYELVAHGKAAHSGLEPEKGVNAAVEAAHLILALDAVAAEINAGESEGWRTTVTPTVVAAGSTTNTVPATATVNVDVRVPTLAAQDKADAALRALRATLPGAEVEVRGGPNRPPLEETSSAELFATARELARTLGIGELTSTAVGGASDGNFTAGIGCPTLDGLGAVGGGAHADHEHVRAAELVSRTRLLAALVRHVVGAETEAVR from the coding sequence ATGCTCGCCGACTTGGAGGAACTGGTCGTCTGCGAGTCCTTCTCGGCCGACCTCGAAGCCGTCGCCCGCAGTGCGGACGTCGTCGCCGCGCAGGGGGCCAGGTACCTCGGGGCCGAACCCGAGCGGATCGTCGTCGACGGCGTGACGCACCTGCGGTGGACGTTCGGCACCCCGCGCGTCCTGCTGCTCGGCCACCACGACACGGTGTGGCCGATGGGCTCTCTGACCACCCACCCGTGGTCCGTCACCGACGGCATCGTGCGCGGTCCCGGCGTCTTCGACATGAAGGCGGGCCTGGTGATGACCTTCCACGCCCTGGCCTCGCTGCCCTCCCTCGACGGGATCTGCGTACTGATCACCGGGGACGAGGAGGTCGGCTCGACCGCCTCGCGCGCGCTGATCGAAGAGGTCGCACGCGGCTGCGCCGCCACCTTCGTACTGGAGGCGTCGGCGGACGGCGGAGCGCTGAAGACCGGCCGCAAGGGCACCTCCGGATACGAACTGGTGGCGCACGGAAAGGCGGCGCACTCGGGCCTCGAACCCGAGAAGGGCGTCAACGCGGCCGTCGAGGCGGCCCACCTGATCCTCGCGCTGGACGCCGTCGCCGCCGAGATCAACGCCGGGGAGTCCGAGGGGTGGCGCACCACGGTGACGCCCACGGTCGTCGCCGCGGGTTCGACGACCAACACCGTCCCCGCGACCGCCACCGTCAACGTGGACGTACGGGTGCCGACGCTCGCCGCGCAGGACAAGGCGGATGCGGCGCTGCGCGCCCTGAGGGCCACCCTGCCGGGAGCCGAGGTGGAGGTACGGGGCGGCCCCAACCGGCCTCCGCTTGAGGAGACCTCGTCCGCCGAACTCTTCGCCACCGCACGCGAGTTGGCCCGCACCCTCGGCATTGGTGAGCTGACATCGACGGCCGTCGGCGGCGCGTCCGACGGGAACTTCACCGCCGGGATCGGCTGCCCGACCCTGGACGGGCTCGGCGCGGTCGGCGGCGGAGCACACGCCGACCACGAACACGTCCGCGCCGCCGAACTCGTCTCCCGTACACGACTGTTGGCGGCACTCGTGCGGCACGTCGTGGGCGCGGAGACGGAGGCGGTCCGATGA
- a CDS encoding GNAT family N-acetyltransferase, which translates to MNSPLNSPVNPPGDTPVDTPVDIRELHELDAFDAVAALFEKVWGAAPGDSPVNPELMRAFSHSGNYVAGAYEHGTLIGASVGFFAAPSGQTLHSHVTGALPGRAAGLALKLHQREWSLARGLTRITWTYDPLVRRNAHFNLSKLGARPVEYLPCFYGEMADAINGGDESDRALMSWDLAAHPAPAVTVPADAVTVLSVRDGLPAPGRDLGAATLLVEIPPDIEGLRRTDPAAAKEWRLALREVLGGLLADGARVTGFHDRTCYVVERATLTSR; encoded by the coding sequence ATGAACAGTCCGCTGAACAGCCCCGTGAACCCTCCCGGGGACACTCCCGTGGACACCCCTGTCGACATCCGCGAACTCCACGAGCTCGACGCGTTCGACGCGGTGGCCGCCCTGTTCGAGAAGGTGTGGGGTGCCGCCCCCGGCGACTCCCCGGTGAACCCCGAGCTGATGCGCGCCTTCTCGCACTCCGGCAACTACGTCGCGGGCGCCTACGAGCACGGCACCCTGATCGGCGCGTCCGTGGGCTTCTTCGCCGCCCCCTCGGGTCAGACCCTCCACTCGCACGTCACCGGTGCCCTCCCCGGCCGCGCGGCGGGCCTCGCCCTCAAACTCCACCAGCGGGAATGGTCCCTGGCCCGCGGGCTGACCCGCATCACCTGGACGTACGACCCGCTCGTGCGCCGCAACGCCCACTTCAACCTCTCCAAGCTGGGCGCGCGCCCCGTCGAGTACCTGCCCTGCTTCTACGGGGAGATGGCCGACGCCATCAACGGAGGCGACGAGTCCGACCGCGCCCTCATGTCCTGGGACCTCGCCGCGCACCCGGCCCCGGCCGTGACCGTACCCGCCGACGCGGTGACCGTCCTCTCGGTCCGCGACGGCCTCCCCGCCCCCGGCCGGGACCTCGGCGCGGCCACCCTCCTCGTCGAGATACCGCCCGACATCGAGGGCCTGCGCCGCACCGACCCGGCCGCCGCCAAGGAGTGGCGGCTCGCCCTGCGCGAGGTGCTCGGCGGACTGCTCGCCGACGGCGCCCGCGTCACGGGCTTCCACGACCGGACGTGCTACGTCGTCGAGCGCGCCACTCTCACCTCGCGCTAG
- the menC gene encoding o-succinylbenzoate synthase, whose product MKITGIELRRIAMPLRAPFRTSFGVETARDVLLVRVVTPESEGWGECVAMSEPRYCSEYVDGAADVLRRFLIPALPEAADAFAVKRATKPFKGHKMAKAALETAVLDAQLRASGQSFGSYLGADRTRVPCGVSVGIMNSIPELLDSVEGFIGEGYVRIKLKIEPGWDLAPVRAVRERFGDDLLLQVDANAAYTLADARHLAKLDAFDLLLVEQPLADDDLVQHAALARQLATPVCLDESIESAEDAAAAITLGAASIINIKPGRVGGYLEAKAIHDLCVAHGVPVWCGGMLETGLGRAANVALAALPGFTLPGDTSGSRRYFATDITAPFELADGHLDVPTGAGLGVDPVADILDEVTTSSEWIKL is encoded by the coding sequence ATGAAAATCACCGGAATCGAACTCCGCCGCATCGCCATGCCGCTGCGCGCCCCCTTCCGTACGTCCTTCGGCGTCGAGACCGCCCGCGACGTCCTGCTCGTGCGCGTCGTCACGCCGGAGAGCGAGGGCTGGGGCGAGTGCGTCGCGATGTCGGAGCCCCGCTACTGCTCCGAGTACGTCGACGGGGCGGCCGACGTACTGCGCCGCTTCCTGATCCCCGCACTCCCCGAGGCGGCCGACGCCTTCGCTGTCAAGCGTGCGACGAAGCCCTTCAAGGGCCACAAGATGGCCAAGGCGGCACTGGAGACGGCCGTCCTGGACGCCCAACTGCGCGCGTCGGGCCAGTCGTTCGGCTCCTACCTCGGCGCGGACCGCACCCGTGTCCCCTGCGGTGTCTCCGTCGGCATCATGAACTCGATCCCCGAACTCCTGGACTCCGTCGAGGGGTTCATCGGCGAGGGCTACGTCCGCATCAAGCTGAAGATCGAACCCGGCTGGGACCTGGCCCCCGTGCGCGCCGTCCGCGAACGCTTCGGCGACGACCTCCTCCTCCAGGTCGACGCCAACGCCGCCTACACCCTGGCCGACGCCCGCCACCTCGCCAAGCTGGACGCCTTCGACCTCCTGCTCGTCGAGCAGCCCCTGGCCGACGACGACCTGGTCCAGCACGCGGCCCTCGCCCGCCAACTCGCCACCCCCGTCTGCCTGGACGAGTCCATCGAGTCCGCCGAGGACGCGGCGGCGGCGATCACCCTGGGCGCGGCATCGATCATCAACATCAAGCCCGGCCGGGTCGGCGGCTATCTGGAGGCCAAGGCCATCCACGACCTGTGCGTCGCCCACGGCGTCCCCGTCTGGTGCGGCGGAATGCTGGAAACGGGCCTCGGCCGCGCCGCGAACGTGGCCCTCGCCGCCCTCCCCGGCTTCACCCTCCCCGGCGACACGTCCGGCTCCCGCCGCTACTTCGCCACGGACATCACCGCCCCCTTCGAACTCGCGGACGGCCACCTGGACGTGCCGACCGGAGCGGGTCTGGGCGTCGACCCGGTCGCGGACATCCTGGACGAGGTGACCACCTCCAGCGAATGGATCAAGCTCTAG
- a CDS encoding isochorismatase family protein, translated as MIIPLEQPTTPPAPVQALIVVDVQVAFVTGEGAVPDAARVLDRTGLLLQAARAAGALVVHLQNDGPPGADDETGTPGWELRFPPVEGELVLRKTVDDGFEEYPLAERLKEAGVRSLVLCGVQSEMCVSATARTALESGFRVVLPHDAHATYGIPAAPGISEAVPAAMVSRVAEWALGDEVEVVAAAEGVTFEPNP; from the coding sequence ATGATCATCCCTCTCGAACAGCCGACGACTCCCCCCGCCCCCGTCCAGGCCCTGATCGTGGTCGACGTGCAGGTCGCCTTCGTCACCGGGGAGGGCGCGGTGCCCGATGCGGCGCGCGTGCTGGACCGTACCGGCCTCCTGCTGCAAGCGGCGCGAGCGGCAGGTGCCCTCGTCGTGCACCTTCAGAACGACGGTCCGCCCGGCGCGGACGACGAGACCGGGACACCGGGCTGGGAGCTCCGCTTCCCGCCGGTGGAGGGCGAGTTGGTGCTGCGCAAGACGGTCGACGACGGCTTCGAGGAGTACCCGCTCGCCGAACGGCTGAAGGAGGCGGGGGTACGGAGCCTGGTCCTCTGCGGCGTGCAGTCGGAGATGTGCGTGAGCGCGACCGCGCGCACCGCCCTGGAGTCGGGTTTCCGCGTGGTGCTGCCGCACGACGCACACGCCACGTACGGCATCCCTGCCGCACCGGGCATCAGCGAGGCCGTCCCGGCGGCGATGGTCTCCCGGGTCGCGGAGTGGGCGCTGGGCGACGAGGTGGAGGTGGTGGCGGCTGCGGAGGGCGTGACGTTCGAGCCGAACCCGTAG
- a CDS encoding histone deacetylase has product MYVWYTSYGSNTHAARLACYLAGGRPEGTEHSYPGCRDPRPPLASVPVELGGVLYFATESVVWTGGRAFYDPDAPGRVLARAYLVSAEQFCDIAAQEMYREPGPGADLDLGRVVREGRVVLGPGRYETLVCAGSRGGWPLLTFTAPWGVGDVPSNRPAPAYLAHLYAGLAETGAWAPDHLAAYLARSPGAAGHWSADQIAALARTGPG; this is encoded by the coding sequence ATGTACGTCTGGTACACCTCGTACGGGTCCAACACGCATGCGGCGCGGCTCGCCTGCTACCTCGCGGGCGGGCGGCCCGAAGGGACGGAGCACAGCTACCCGGGGTGCCGCGATCCCCGGCCGCCCCTCGCCTCGGTTCCCGTCGAGCTGGGCGGGGTGCTGTACTTCGCGACCGAGTCCGTGGTGTGGACGGGCGGGCGGGCGTTCTACGACCCCGACGCCCCGGGGCGGGTGCTGGCGCGGGCGTACCTCGTGAGCGCGGAGCAGTTCTGCGACATCGCCGCGCAGGAGATGTACCGGGAGCCGGGGCCGGGTGCGGACCTGGATCTGGGGCGGGTCGTGCGGGAGGGGCGGGTGGTGCTCGGGCCCGGGCGGTACGAGACGCTCGTCTGTGCGGGGAGCAGGGGCGGGTGGCCGTTGCTCACCTTCACCGCGCCGTGGGGTGTCGGCGACGTCCCGTCGAACAGGCCCGCCCCCGCCTACCTCGCCCACCTGTACGCGGGACTCGCGGAGACCGGGGCCTGGGCACCGGACCACCTCGCCGCGTACCTCGCGCGCTCCCCGGGGGCCGCCGGGCACTGGAGTGCGGACCAGATCGCGGCGTTGGCCCGTACCGGACCGGGGTGA
- a CDS encoding HAD family phosphatase has product MIFDCDGVLVDSERLCVQVDARITADLGCPFSEAEILEKFVGSSHEVYTAAIEERLGRRLEAGWLDAYEHLYLAAFEAELVAVDGIADVLTRLGATPFCVASNGRHQDIRRSLGLTSLAHHFDDSRIFSATDVALGKPAPDLFLHAARSLGVPPERCAVIEDSPYGVQAARAAGMRAFGYCGGLTRAERLAGPGTVVFDDMGALPELLGCVPGKG; this is encoded by the coding sequence GTGATCTTCGACTGCGACGGCGTTCTCGTCGACAGCGAGCGCCTCTGCGTGCAGGTCGACGCCCGGATCACCGCCGATCTGGGCTGCCCGTTCAGCGAGGCCGAGATCCTGGAGAAGTTCGTCGGTTCGTCGCACGAGGTCTACACCGCTGCCATCGAGGAACGCCTCGGACGTCGGCTGGAGGCGGGGTGGCTGGATGCGTACGAGCACCTCTATCTGGCGGCCTTCGAGGCCGAGTTGGTCGCCGTCGACGGCATTGCGGACGTCCTGACCCGTCTCGGCGCGACCCCCTTCTGCGTCGCCTCCAACGGCCGTCACCAGGACATCCGCCGCAGCCTCGGACTCACCTCCCTCGCCCACCACTTCGACGACTCCCGCATCTTCAGCGCCACCGACGTCGCACTCGGCAAGCCCGCCCCCGACCTCTTCCTGCACGCGGCCCGCTCGCTGGGCGTGCCGCCGGAGCGGTGCGCGGTGATCGAGGACAGTCCGTACGGAGTCCAGGCGGCCCGCGCGGCGGGGATGCGGGCCTTCGGATACTGCGGAGGGCTGACGAGGGCCGAACGGTTGGCGGGACCGGGCACGGTGGTCTTCGACGACATGGGCGCACTGCCCGAGCTGCTGGGATGCGTTCCGGGAAAGGGCTGA
- a CDS encoding class I SAM-dependent methyltransferase encodes MGETPQGRAFTDADEALLYDVLNPWDPDHRSDDGFYHPLVMAADSVLDVGCGTGSLLRLARARGHGGRFAGLDPDRAALERARGESPGPDGRIAWVEGVAADAARLCGTGFDLATMTGHAFQCLVTDEEVRDTLGAVHAALRAGGRFVFETRHPQARAWEKWNPADSDVRVDLPGVDGAPARPLRCWHELAAVREPPTGGGVVVDFRSTTATPDGTVLRLGSSRLRFLDPGTLNDFLDGAGFVIEGQYGDWARGPLAPTSTEIITIARK; translated from the coding sequence GTGGGCGAGACACCACAGGGCCGTGCCTTCACGGATGCCGACGAGGCACTGCTCTACGACGTGCTGAACCCCTGGGATCCCGACCACCGCTCCGACGACGGCTTCTACCACCCGCTCGTGATGGCGGCCGATTCCGTCCTCGATGTCGGCTGCGGCACCGGCTCCCTGTTGCGCCTGGCCCGCGCGCGGGGGCACGGGGGCCGCTTCGCGGGCCTCGACCCGGATCGTGCGGCGCTGGAGCGGGCGCGCGGCGAGTCCCCAGGGCCGGACGGGCGCATCGCGTGGGTGGAGGGAGTCGCGGCGGACGCGGCCAGGCTCTGCGGCACCGGGTTCGACCTGGCGACGATGACCGGGCACGCCTTCCAGTGCCTCGTCACCGACGAAGAGGTGCGCGACACGCTCGGTGCGGTGCACGCCGCTCTGCGCGCGGGTGGGCGCTTCGTCTTCGAGACGCGGCATCCGCAGGCGCGCGCGTGGGAGAAGTGGAATCCGGCCGACTCGGACGTCCGGGTCGACCTCCCGGGAGTCGACGGGGCTCCCGCCCGGCCCCTGCGGTGCTGGCACGAGCTGGCTGCCGTACGCGAGCCCCCGACCGGCGGCGGTGTCGTCGTGGACTTCCGCAGCACGACCGCCACTCCGGACGGCACCGTGCTGCGGCTCGGCAGCTCCCGGCTCCGCTTCCTCGACCCCGGGACCCTGAACGACTTCCTCGACGGGGCGGGCTTCGTGATCGAGGGCCAGTACGGGGACTGGGCGCGGGGTCCGCTGGCCCCGACGAGTACGGAGATCATCACCATCGCCCGGAAGTAG
- a CDS encoding maleylpyruvate isomerase family mycothiol-dependent enzyme, protein MKNDVWPMVHAERAALVEDLSRLTPEQWDAPSLCEGWTVHDVAAHLVDTWTTTRLGFVAAMVRARFDFDRQNAVGVARERGASPQETLERLRRAASRTSTPPAPLDTRLVEEVVHGEDVRRPLGLTHTYAPEAVARALRLQTRTSASMGGAKELASRVRLSATDADLTIGEGPEVTGTALALLLGVSGRTPAPAELSGPGVAMLTKDS, encoded by the coding sequence ATGAAGAACGACGTCTGGCCGATGGTGCACGCGGAACGCGCGGCCCTCGTCGAGGACCTGTCCCGGCTGACACCCGAGCAGTGGGACGCGCCCTCGCTCTGCGAGGGGTGGACCGTGCACGACGTGGCGGCCCACCTGGTGGACACGTGGACGACGACGCGCCTCGGCTTCGTCGCCGCCATGGTCCGCGCACGCTTCGACTTCGACCGGCAGAACGCGGTCGGCGTCGCGCGCGAGCGGGGCGCCTCCCCGCAGGAGACCTTGGAGCGGCTGCGGCGGGCGGCGTCCCGGACGTCGACTCCCCCGGCACCGCTCGACACGCGCCTGGTCGAGGAGGTCGTGCACGGCGAGGACGTACGCCGCCCGCTCGGCCTCACCCACACCTACGCGCCCGAGGCCGTCGCCCGCGCCCTGCGCCTCCAGACCCGTACCTCCGCCTCCATGGGCGGGGCCAAGGAGCTGGCGTCACGCGTACGGCTGTCCGCGACGGACGCCGACCTGACGATCGGGGAGGGCCCGGAAGTCACCGGAACGGCGCTCGCCCTGCTGCTCGGCGTCTCCGGCCGGACGCCCGCACCGGCCGAACTGAGCGGCCCGGGAGTGGCGATGCTGACGAAGGACTCCTGA